In Rhododendron vialii isolate Sample 1 chromosome 9a, ASM3025357v1, the following are encoded in one genomic region:
- the LOC131301668 gene encoding NAC domain-containing protein 48, with the protein MQGGEGKDEKLPPGFRFHPTDEELITYYLINKISDATFTGRAVADVDLNKCEPWDLPGKAKMGEKEWYFFSLRDRKYPTGVRTNRATNTGYWKTTGKDKEIFNSVTTELVGMKKTLVFYRGRAPRGEKTNWVMHEYRIHSKSVYRTSKQDEWVVCRVFQKSAGGKKYPSSSSSNAGGHARGGAPVNVNNPYNINLEMGGHPSAMQQMHMHSQMMQQAAVDAGQFPISGRNHYMMTNPEMAEISRVLRGGGGGGGYPIQPQLNYPGGGAGAAAGGGGCFTISGLNLNLGGGGGRGGGASTAQMPIFRPPQPTGVVNLNLQDTAASSSMFTAGTSALPTDQSALYGADQVNNTNANQMAAGNRYMTNIDHLDLENYWPQY; encoded by the exons ATGCAAGGTGGAGAAGGGAAAGATGAAAAATTGCCACCAGGGTTCCGGTTTCATCCGACGGATGAAGAACTGATCACTTATTATCTCATAAACAAGATCTCAGATGCTACTTTTACTGGAAGGGCTGTTGCAGATGTTGACCTAAACAAGTGTGAGCCATGGGATCTTCCAG GGAAGGCAAAGATGGGAGAAAAAGAATGGTATTTCTTCAGCTTAAGAGATCGGAAGTACCCGACCGGAGTGAGAACAAACCGAGCAACGAATACTGGTTACTGGAAGACCACAGGGAAAGACAAGGAGATCTTCAACAGTGTTACCACAGAGTTGGTTGGGATGAAGAAAACTCTGGTTTTCTACAGAGGGAGAGCCCCTAGAGGAGAGAAAACCAACTGGGTCATGCATGAGTACCGCATTCATTCCAAATCTGTCTACAGAACTAGCAAG CAGGATGAATGGGTAGTTTGTAGGGTATTCCAGAAGAGCGCCGGAGGGAAGAAGTACCCGTCGTCTTCCTCATCAAATGCAGGCGGCCACGCAAGAGGAGGGGCACCGGTGAATGTCAACAACCCCTACAATATCAACCTGGAAATGGGAGGTCATCCTAGTGCCATGCAACAAATGCACATGCACTCGCAGATGATGCAGCAGGCCGCGGTTGATGCTGGTCAGTTCCCCATTAGTGGAAGAAACCACTATATGATGACAAATCCAGAAATGGCGGAGATATCGCGTGTCTTAAGgggaggcggtggtggtggtggctatCCAATCCAACCGCAACTAAATTACCCTGGAGGAGGAGCAGGAGCAGcagcaggaggaggaggatgctTCACTATTTCAGGACTAAATTTGAACCtcggtggcggtggtggaagaggaggaggagcttCCACGGCACAAATGCCAATTTTTCGGCCACCACAACCAACCGGGGTAGTGAATTTGAATCTACAAGACACTGCTGCAAGTTCCTCTATGTTCACAGCTGGTACAAGTGCTCTTCCAACTGATCAGTCAGCTCTCTACGGCGCAGATCAGGTGAATAATACCAACGCAAATCAAATGGCCGCTGGCAACCGATACATGACAAACATAGATCATCTTGATTTAGAGAATTACTGGCCCCAGTATTAA
- the LOC131300825 gene encoding omega-hydroxypalmitate O-feruloyl transferase-like, producing MGMRINNTLELNLEKGEPALVPPAEDTNQKGTLYFLSNIDHRYQVRIRTVYCFKPSHDDRDGSGDDVTEVIRDALSKVLVPYYPVAGRLTTDSDGRLAVDCNDKGAVFVVAKAGCTVEEIGDDTVTMEKLVYDVPAAKHILDVPPLAVQVTKFKDGGFVLGICVNHMIFDGPTAMEFINSWGEIARGLSLKVPPFTDRTLLKARNPPEIEFDHPEFLQMEDISNTSDLYEEELLYKSFCFDVNKLERVKAKAMEDGVLVKCCSTFEAMSGFIWKSRTQALKLKHDQKTKLLLVVDGRSRYDPPLPGNYFGNGVGLTSCICSAGELTEKPVSFAVRLVQEAIQMVTDRYLRSAIDYLEVTRANPSMTLTVLISTWTRLSFDSTDFGWGQPFLAGRASLPGKETALFLSHPKEKKSINVIVSFPASSMKIFEDAIDI from the exons ATGGGGATGAGAATCAACAACACACTTGAACTCAATCTAGAGAAGGGAGAGCCAGCTCTGGTTCCTCCCGCAGAGGATACAAACCAAAAGGGCACTCTCTACTTCCTCTCCAACATAGATCACAGATACCAGGTGAGGATTCGAACCGTGTACTGTTTTAAACCAAGTCATGACGACAGAGACGGCAGCGGCGACGACGTGACGGAGGTCATAAGAGATGCCTTGTCTAAGGTCCTGGTACCGTACTATCCGGTGGCCGGGCGGCTGACCACCGACTCAGACGGGAGGCTGGCGGTGGACTGCAATGACAAAGGTGCCGTTTTCGTGGTGGCGAAAGCGGGTTGTACGGTAGAAGAGATTGGTGATGATACTGTGACTATGGAGAAGCTGGTTTACGATGTTCCTGCTGCCAAACACATACTAGATGTCCCACCTTTGGCTGTTCAG GTGACCAAGTTTAAAGATGGAGGATTTGTTCTCGGAATATGCGTGAACCATATGATATTTGATGGCCCGACTGCGATGGAATTCATCAACTCTTGGGGCGAAATTGCCCGGGGCTTGTCATTGAAAGTTCCTCCATTCACGGACAGAACCTTACTCAAAGCTCGAAACCCGCCGGAGATCGAGTTCGATCATCCGGAATTTCTCCAGATGGAAGATATATCAAACACTTCCGATCTCTACGAAGAAGAATTGCTGTACAAATCGTTCTGTTTCGATGTTAACAAGCTCGAAAGAGTGAAAGCGAAAGCCATGGAAGATGGGGTTCTGGTTAAGTGCTGCTCTACGTTTGAAGCCATGTCAGGCTTCATTTGGAAGAGTAGAACTCAAGCTCTGAAACTGAAACATGATCAAAAGACGAAACTCCTCTTGGTCGTGGATGGACGGTCCAGATACGATCCGCCATTGCCGGGGAATTACTTCGGCAATGGCGTTGGGCTTACGAGTTGCATTTGTAGCGCAG GCGAGCTAACGGAGAAACCAGTATCATTTGCGGTAAGATTAGTTCAAGAGGCCATCCAGATGGTTACCGATCGTTACTTGAGATCGGCCATAGACTACTTGGAAGTAACAAGAGCTAATCCTTCAATGACTCTGACCGTTTTGATTAGTACTTGGACTAGGTTATCATTCGATTCCACGGATTTCGGATGGGGACAACCCTTTCTAGCCGGACGGGCGTCGTTACCTGGGAAGGAAACAGCTCTCTTCCTCTCCCATCCGAAAGAGAAGAAAAGCATTAATGTGATTGTGAGTTTTCCAGCTTCTTCCATGAAGATCTTTGAAGATGCCATTGACATTTAA